Proteins encoded within one genomic window of Candidatus Thermodiscus eudorianus:
- the ppsA gene encoding pyruvate, water dikinase, with product MARKEYVLWLDQVDSKLHEKVGGKAAGLGEMIKAGIPVPPGFVVTSDAYKDFIYETGIAGFVKHVLDEVIISGKPEEYEKASELIRSKFVRTPVPPKIRKAIIEAYRELGRRIGVPNPRVAVRSSATVEDLPEASFAGQQETYLNVAGEEEVVDHVKKAWASLWTARALSYRDSLNVSHEQAYMAVVVQKMVNSRSAGVMFTLHPVTGDENKIVIESSWGLGEFVVAGVVTPDSFTVDKETLEIIDKKIVKKEKALFYDPRSRSNVEIKLPENDEELEELRQKYPEIADLIEKHGIFPNMPSLSDEEVKTLAKLAKRVEEHFNHHMDIEWAIDADIEPPEGIFTVQARPETVWSRKKAETQQLSQTEVEQEGEVLVRGVPASPGVAVGNVKVALSVEEAAKKMKKGDVLVTKMTDPDWVPYMKIASAIVTDEGGMTAHAAIVARELGIPAVVGTGNATEVLKDGMLVTVDGSRGVVYSGKVVEEKAEEKPAAATGLTPEILMNLYPVTATKIYMNLGQPEEIDRYKDLPFDGIGLMRIEFIISGWIRYHPLYLIDQGRGVYFVDKLAEGIAKVASAIYPRPVVVRFSDFKTNEYKRLIGGEKYEDLEERNPMIGWRGVSRYITPKFEPAFRLEVRAVKKVREEWGLKNVWVMFPFVRTVWELKKALAILEDEGLGRGRDFKVWIMVEVPSTVMLADEFAKMIDGFSIGSNDLTQLVLGADRDSALLAKLGYFDERDPAVLKAIREIIRAAHRNGITASICGQAPSVYPELVEFLVREGIDSISVNPDAVVRTRRLVASIEKKILLEKLGKSNH from the coding sequence GTGGCCAGAAAAGAGTATGTTTTATGGTTAGACCAGGTTGACAGCAAGCTACATGAGAAGGTCGGAGGTAAGGCCGCCGGACTAGGCGAGATGATAAAGGCCGGAATACCAGTACCCCCAGGCTTCGTGGTGACTAGCGACGCTTACAAGGATTTCATATACGAGACCGGCATAGCCGGGTTCGTAAAACACGTCCTCGACGAAGTCATAATAAGTGGAAAACCAGAGGAATACGAGAAAGCTAGCGAATTAATCAGGTCTAAATTCGTGAGAACACCCGTACCACCCAAAATCCGGAAGGCGATTATAGAGGCTTACAGGGAACTCGGCCGCAGAATCGGCGTGCCTAATCCACGAGTAGCCGTTAGAAGCAGCGCTACAGTTGAGGACCTGCCAGAGGCTAGCTTCGCTGGCCAACAAGAGACTTATCTAAACGTGGCTGGCGAGGAGGAAGTGGTAGATCATGTAAAGAAAGCATGGGCTAGCCTATGGACCGCTAGAGCATTAAGCTACAGGGATTCGCTAAACGTCTCACACGAACAAGCATACATGGCTGTTGTAGTGCAGAAAATGGTTAACAGTAGAAGCGCAGGCGTAATGTTTACACTACACCCGGTTACCGGAGATGAAAACAAGATAGTCATCGAGTCCTCCTGGGGTCTAGGCGAGTTCGTCGTAGCTGGTGTTGTGACACCGGACTCTTTCACGGTAGACAAGGAGACACTAGAGATAATTGATAAAAAAATAGTCAAGAAAGAGAAAGCGCTCTTCTACGATCCGAGATCAAGATCAAACGTGGAGATAAAACTGCCCGAGAACGATGAAGAACTAGAAGAGCTGCGACAGAAATACCCAGAGATCGCTGACCTGATAGAGAAGCATGGCATATTCCCCAACATGCCATCACTATCGGACGAAGAGGTTAAAACCCTGGCGAAGCTAGCCAAGAGAGTAGAGGAACATTTCAACCATCACATGGATATTGAGTGGGCTATTGACGCGGATATAGAGCCTCCGGAGGGAATCTTCACTGTACAGGCCAGGCCCGAAACTGTGTGGAGTAGGAAGAAGGCGGAAACCCAGCAACTATCACAGACAGAGGTTGAGCAGGAGGGAGAGGTGCTTGTAAGGGGGGTTCCGGCCAGCCCAGGTGTAGCTGTTGGCAACGTAAAAGTCGCTTTGTCAGTTGAGGAAGCTGCAAAGAAGATGAAGAAGGGCGACGTCCTCGTAACAAAAATGACGGATCCCGACTGGGTTCCATACATGAAGATAGCATCAGCCATAGTTACAGATGAAGGCGGTATGACCGCTCACGCCGCTATTGTTGCTAGAGAGCTAGGGATCCCAGCCGTTGTAGGCACTGGCAATGCGACTGAGGTCTTAAAGGACGGCATGCTGGTCACGGTTGACGGTAGCAGGGGAGTCGTCTACTCGGGCAAGGTTGTCGAGGAGAAGGCCGAGGAGAAGCCCGCAGCGGCTACAGGCCTCACGCCAGAGATACTCATGAACCTCTACCCCGTAACCGCTACTAAGATATACATGAATCTAGGCCAGCCCGAGGAAATCGACAGGTACAAGGATCTACCTTTCGACGGTATAGGACTCATGAGGATCGAGTTCATAATATCCGGGTGGATAAGATACCATCCACTCTATCTGATTGACCAGGGGAGGGGCGTTTACTTTGTAGATAAGCTAGCCGAGGGCATTGCAAAAGTAGCCTCAGCAATCTACCCGAGACCAGTAGTAGTTAGGTTCAGCGATTTCAAGACCAACGAGTACAAGAGGCTAATAGGCGGCGAGAAATACGAGGACCTGGAAGAGAGGAACCCGATGATTGGATGGAGGGGCGTGTCAAGATACATAACTCCGAAGTTCGAACCAGCCTTCAGGCTAGAAGTTAGAGCCGTGAAGAAGGTAAGGGAAGAGTGGGGCTTGAAGAACGTTTGGGTAATGTTCCCCTTCGTCAGGACAGTATGGGAGTTGAAGAAAGCTCTAGCGATACTAGAAGACGAAGGACTTGGGAGGGGCAGAGACTTCAAGGTCTGGATAATGGTTGAAGTACCTAGTACCGTTATGCTGGCAGACGAGTTCGCAAAGATGATAGACGGGTTTAGCATAGGAAGCAACGACCTGACACAGCTAGTCCTCGGAGCGGACAGGGATAGCGCATTGCTAGCTAAGCTAGGCTATTTTGACGAAAGGGATCCGGCTGTGCTAAAGGCTATCAGAGAGATAATTAGAGCCGCGCACAGAAACGGTATAACGGCTAGTATTTGTGGACAAGCGCCTAGCGTCTACCCGGAGCTCGTAGAGTTCCTGGTAAGGGAGGGTATAGACTCTATTAGCGTAAACCCCGACGCGGTGGTGAGGACGAGGAGGCTAGTGGCTAGCATAGAGAAGAAGATTCTATTAGAGAAACTAGGAAAATCTAATCATTAG
- the hisS gene encoding histidine--tRNA ligase yields MASRVPRPPRGFRDFPPDRMILRKQLLGQLEKVYQRYGFDPIDTPAIEYWETLAGKYGEEAESRLIWRFQDPWSGRDYALRYDLTVPLARFIANHRDMALPFKRYHIGPVWRHEEPQKGRYREFYQCDADTVGSPYPEADAEIVNLTVDSMVALGFKEGFKVRLNDRRILRGIFEEELGLDNPIPVYRVIDKLDKIGLEGVLAQLRELGLNESKINKIKYLISMEGSPEEILEEIQKKYRGNKNVTDGTNHILEMLSYLNNPEKTLFDLSLVRGLDYYTGPILEVVLDKPRIGSVAGGGRYDGLIGIFTGEDIPATGVSIGIERIIDAGVELGFYKLDRKTLTQAQVIVLDRSVYSYAWDIARQLRDIGINTRIDLNRVSPRVQRRKAQRLGIRYLVYIGKNEAQTDKITIYDALENKRVVLDKTSGLEYLRNALSNP; encoded by the coding sequence ATGGCTAGCAGGGTTCCGAGACCGCCCAGGGGCTTCAGGGACTTCCCGCCCGACAGAATGATTCTAAGGAAACAGCTGTTAGGGCAGCTGGAGAAGGTATATCAGAGATACGGTTTCGACCCCATAGATACGCCAGCGATAGAATACTGGGAGACTCTAGCAGGCAAGTACGGTGAAGAGGCTGAGTCCAGGCTCATATGGAGGTTCCAAGATCCATGGAGCGGGAGAGACTATGCTCTCCGATACGACCTCACAGTCCCACTGGCCCGATTCATAGCTAACCACCGTGATATGGCCTTGCCCTTCAAGAGATATCACATAGGACCTGTATGGAGACACGAGGAGCCCCAGAAGGGTAGGTACAGGGAGTTCTACCAGTGTGATGCTGATACAGTGGGGTCGCCCTATCCCGAGGCTGATGCCGAGATAGTTAATCTAACTGTCGATAGTATGGTGGCGCTTGGCTTCAAGGAGGGGTTCAAGGTTAGGCTTAATGATAGACGCATATTGAGGGGTATCTTCGAAGAAGAGCTTGGCCTCGACAATCCTATCCCAGTATATCGAGTTATAGATAAACTCGATAAGATAGGGCTTGAAGGGGTTCTGGCCCAGCTGAGGGAGTTGGGACTCAACGAATCTAAGATAAATAAAATAAAATATTTAATATCTATGGAGGGCAGTCCAGAGGAGATACTAGAAGAGATCCAGAAAAAATACCGTGGCAACAAGAACGTAACCGACGGAACCAACCATATACTGGAGATGCTGAGCTACCTGAATAACCCCGAGAAAACACTATTCGACCTAAGCCTAGTAAGGGGGCTAGACTACTATACAGGCCCCATACTAGAGGTAGTGCTAGACAAGCCACGGATAGGCAGTGTGGCTGGAGGAGGAAGGTATGACGGCCTTATAGGTATATTCACAGGCGAGGACATACCAGCAACTGGCGTCAGTATCGGTATCGAGAGGATAATAGATGCTGGCGTTGAACTGGGATTCTACAAGCTCGACCGGAAGACGCTAACGCAGGCACAGGTAATAGTCCTTGATAGATCCGTCTATTCATACGCATGGGATATAGCCAGGCAACTCAGGGATATAGGAATTAACACCAGGATAGACTTGAACAGGGTAAGCCCGAGAGTCCAGAGGAGGAAAGCACAGAGGCTAGGAATACGCTATCTAGTCTACATAGGTAAGAATGAAGCCCAGACCGATAAAATCACAATATATGACGCCCTTGAGAACAAGAGGGTAGTGCTAGATAAAACAAGCGGTCTCGAATACCTCAGGAATGCCTTGTCTAACCCGTGA
- a CDS encoding radical SAM protein gives MYGHSDRALLTRPKMARGCELCFMGVKAVIFITGLCDDGCYYCPVNREKLYRDVFYVNETPVASIEEVIVEVERTGASSASITGGDPLTRPDRTIEIIEGLKNEFSHGFHIHLYTSGRYATPEILKALEYSGLDEIRFHPTRPELIKRVETALRTTSMDVGIEIPIGPGLIEWAKQVILKADRMGASFVNLNELEFVEPNAVELLKRGFRESRKRPFTVEGAYEAAVEVLKWAEENVTIPVHFCPAVYKDAIQTRNRLVNTARRDKRWFEEVTRSGTLIYIEKDREGKCIAYEVYPTPSREPIVTSRIIDCNDASID, from the coding sequence GTGTATGGACACTCGGACAGAGCACTATTAACTAGGCCAAAGATGGCTAGAGGATGCGAACTCTGCTTCATGGGAGTAAAAGCAGTAATTTTCATAACAGGGTTGTGCGACGACGGTTGCTACTACTGCCCCGTCAACAGAGAAAAACTCTATCGAGACGTCTTCTATGTCAATGAAACTCCAGTCGCCAGCATCGAAGAGGTAATAGTGGAGGTTGAGAGGACGGGAGCAAGCAGTGCAAGCATAACAGGGGGAGATCCGCTGACCAGGCCCGATAGGACAATAGAGATCATAGAAGGGCTGAAAAACGAGTTCTCACATGGTTTCCACATACACTTATACACTAGCGGCAGATACGCGACCCCAGAAATACTCAAAGCCCTAGAGTATTCAGGCCTCGACGAGATAAGATTCCATCCAACACGGCCAGAGCTAATCAAAAGGGTGGAAACAGCGCTTCGAACGACGTCCATGGACGTCGGCATCGAGATACCTATAGGGCCGGGCTTAATTGAATGGGCCAAGCAGGTCATACTTAAGGCCGATAGAATGGGGGCGTCCTTCGTTAACCTCAACGAGTTGGAGTTCGTCGAGCCAAACGCCGTAGAATTACTAAAAAGAGGTTTCCGCGAGTCAAGGAAGAGGCCCTTCACGGTCGAAGGGGCGTATGAAGCGGCTGTAGAGGTGCTGAAGTGGGCCGAGGAAAACGTGACCATTCCCGTGCACTTCTGCCCGGCAGTCTATAAAGATGCTATTCAGACCAGGAATAGGCTAGTTAACACGGCGAGGAGAGATAAACGCTGGTTCGAGGAGGTAACCAGGTCAGGGACTCTAATATACATCGAGAAGGACCGTGAGGGTAAGTGTATTGCATATGAAGTATACCCAACGCCTTCTAGGGAACCCATAGTTACATCGAGGATCATCGACTGCAACGATGCCAGCATCGATTAA
- a CDS encoding AbrB/MazE/SpoVT family DNA-binding domain-containing protein, with protein sequence MSVNVEERRVQRLGTSSLIVTLPKKWVKKVNLKPGDKVAIVIEGDEIKILPPSSTPIKREKQVIKLRELENKVYLQQLPTCLYILGVRDAILNGHSLDITTINKIITQISGLSGTQATCLGNNKIEIKVFIDSEDVLPLLESIFRNLVLMLRTIRKALDREETITELVDDAKMLQKEIYKKYYLMLRLAHKNTGPTHRRHEISETLLSSELGLLSLLLGRLALETISTLASIGERDFSQATLEATDELIKAVDELGLILRKPDHAKLASIYDVISRVRNKLDTIIREGGKTDLFTASKIQDFLILLEEATSLVSCWQTITILLEDKVF encoded by the coding sequence ATGAGCGTAAACGTTGAGGAGAGGCGTGTACAGCGGCTAGGAACCAGCTCACTCATAGTCACGCTGCCTAAGAAATGGGTTAAGAAGGTAAATCTAAAACCAGGAGATAAGGTGGCCATCGTAATCGAAGGCGACGAGATAAAGATTCTCCCCCCTTCAAGCACTCCCATCAAGAGAGAGAAGCAAGTAATAAAACTACGCGAGCTGGAAAATAAAGTGTACCTACAGCAACTACCCACGTGCCTCTACATACTGGGTGTGAGAGACGCTATCCTTAACGGCCATTCACTCGATATAACAACGATAAATAAGATTATAACACAGATATCAGGCCTATCCGGGACCCAGGCAACCTGTCTCGGAAACAACAAGATCGAGATAAAAGTATTCATCGACTCTGAGGACGTCTTGCCCCTCCTCGAATCCATCTTTAGAAACCTCGTGCTCATGCTGAGAACCATAAGGAAGGCGCTTGACCGTGAGGAAACCATTACAGAGTTAGTCGATGACGCTAAAATGCTTCAAAAAGAAATCTACAAGAAATACTACCTCATGCTACGGCTAGCACACAAAAATACAGGTCCCACCCATCGAAGACACGAAATCTCTGAGACCCTATTGTCTTCAGAGCTAGGATTACTATCCCTGCTCCTCGGTAGGCTAGCCCTAGAAACTATAAGCACCCTCGCGAGCATAGGAGAGAGGGATTTCAGCCAGGCCACCCTTGAAGCGACAGACGAGCTAATCAAGGCTGTAGACGAGCTGGGATTAATTCTGCGTAAACCCGATCATGCGAAGCTAGCCTCCATATACGATGTCATCAGCCGTGTAAGGAACAAGCTAGACACTATAATACGAGAGGGCGGTAAGACCGACCTCTTCACCGCATCGAAAATCCAAGACTTCTTGATACTCTTAGAGGAAGCCACGTCACTTGTGTCGTGCTGGCAGACTATAACCATACTACTAGAGGACAAGGTATTCTAG
- a CDS encoding ABC transporter ATP-binding protein, with translation MECRLSLRDVTVKTSRDKEIIKGITLQLIKGIHAIAGPNGAGKTTLLKAIAGVQNHSGTIEYCGERTSEISSKISYTPATPVIDPLATVYDVLRAGLFNSRGGLDHAMKYLKLLQINHLLHRRFTSLSSGEQRLVCLTRALARAPSLLLLDEPLSFLDVRNQVAVIKLLRRYSMETGAIVLLTTHEIHYLWAFDTVTIISKGSLAYHGDPSSLSKDLLERVYGIELMRMPVKGELSSFIPDLRSLN, from the coding sequence ATGGAATGCAGGCTATCTCTAAGAGACGTAACTGTAAAGACCAGCCGGGACAAGGAGATAATCAAAGGCATCACGCTACAACTAATCAAAGGCATCCACGCGATAGCAGGCCCTAACGGAGCTGGCAAGACAACGCTCCTCAAGGCAATAGCGGGAGTCCAAAACCACTCCGGGACAATCGAATACTGTGGTGAGAGGACGAGTGAAATCAGCTCTAAGATCTCATATACGCCAGCAACCCCGGTGATAGACCCTCTAGCAACAGTATACGATGTGCTCAGGGCCGGGCTCTTCAATTCAAGAGGAGGCCTGGATCATGCCATGAAGTACCTTAAGCTCCTGCAAATAAACCACCTATTGCACAGACGGTTCACCTCACTCAGCAGTGGAGAGCAACGCCTGGTGTGCTTGACACGGGCACTAGCTAGAGCCCCCTCGCTACTCTTACTGGACGAGCCGCTGTCATTCCTGGACGTGAGAAACCAGGTTGCCGTGATAAAACTCCTACGTAGATACTCCATGGAAACAGGCGCGATTGTACTCTTGACGACCCATGAAATACACTATCTATGGGCCTTTGATACCGTCACTATAATCAGCAAGGGCTCTCTAGCGTACCATGGAGACCCTTCTAGCCTCTCCAAAGACCTCTTAGAACGGGTCTATGGTATAGAACTGATGCGCATGCCAGTAAAGGGTGAACTCAGCTCCTTTATCCCCGACCTAAGGAGCTTGAACTAA
- a CDS encoding iron ABC transporter permease, with protein MKAALSMRTTVFFLSAIIITSILAILSLTTGPFKGVHIGDVIEYIIYGTGDNAGIVRYRLFRTIAAMTVGVGLAVSGLSMQYSLRNPLADPFLLGVSSGAALGVVMVLVYVNRPHPVLIYTVAMMLGLVSFFIVIGIGAKSGGSPSSIIVAGVSVSYALSGITIFIINKYLYKINITFMWLFGTVAYVTKKTLSITLLLVSIGTIFLLILSDKIYTLVLGDEVSQSMGVNVKHVRYTTLLMSALTASATVALAGPVGFIGLAAPWLSRLLVGSKFNVTLAMSILMGSALALTSDIMIRLVSPSQEVPLTAFTALFGGPLLFYLTKKTGW; from the coding sequence GTGAAAGCGGCATTGTCCATGAGAACCACGGTATTTTTCCTCTCGGCCATTATAATTACCTCGATACTAGCTATACTCTCCTTAACCACCGGGCCCTTCAAAGGAGTTCATATAGGCGATGTGATTGAATATATTATTTATGGTACTGGGGATAATGCGGGCATAGTGAGGTATAGGTTGTTCAGGACTATAGCGGCAATGACTGTGGGTGTTGGTTTGGCTGTATCGGGGCTTTCAATGCAGTACTCGCTGAGGAATCCACTCGCTGATCCGTTCCTTCTGGGAGTCTCTTCTGGGGCGGCTTTAGGTGTTGTTATGGTATTAGTCTATGTCAATAGGCCTCATCCGGTACTGATCTATACTGTTGCTATGATGTTGGGGTTGGTGTCGTTCTTTATAGTCATAGGTATTGGTGCTAAGTCGGGTGGATCCCCCTCTTCTATAATTGTGGCTGGTGTTTCGGTTAGTTATGCGTTGTCTGGTATAACGATATTCATTATAAATAAATATTTATATAAAATTAATATTACTTTCATGTGGTTGTTTGGGACGGTTGCTTATGTAACTAAGAAAACACTCTCTATAACACTTCTACTCGTGTCAATCGGAACAATATTTTTGTTAATATTATCAGATAAAATATATACACTAGTGCTGGGAGACGAAGTCAGCCAAAGCATGGGGGTCAACGTAAAACACGTAAGATACACGACACTCCTAATGAGCGCACTTACCGCGTCGGCAACAGTAGCCCTAGCAGGCCCAGTAGGCTTCATAGGACTAGCCGCTCCATGGCTATCAAGACTACTAGTCGGAAGCAAGTTCAACGTCACGCTAGCGATGTCGATATTAATGGGATCCGCACTAGCCCTCACATCAGACATCATGATAAGACTAGTATCACCAAGCCAGGAAGTTCCACTAACCGCCTTCACAGCGCTATTCGGAGGACCACTACTCTTCTACCTCACAAAAAAGACAGGATGGTGA
- a CDS encoding helical backbone metal receptor, whose product MSRGSTTTLVYASLLIAIISLSLAGALFYKTYKSIDEVNSKIDTLKSNIKSINNTKTIKDLEVQIAELNKSLATVATVDQLQEVASKLASLERSLKSLKETQSGLAEDIATIKEKIKELEERMKFPVTVVDGTGEDTIIESKPTRIVSLAPSVTEILYYVNATDRLVGVDSYSNFPEWIPEARENGTLTDVGGFFDPSVEKILSVNPDLVIGVVGVPAHEHIKNLFKAYNIPVILLPQASLSDIERSILIVGKATGNIDESIRAAADFESKLARIKYANYTTTPRIALIVWLNPIWVAGNSTFQSEALYWAGARNAFENISGWASIDIEQLLVAKPDIIIAVGINASDVISTVESQLGDSAGEIPAIADGRVYCIGYPYSDLFNRPSPRIVDAIIIIQLIAHPELYNMDRAHIPACINNETLPEVPEPPAVS is encoded by the coding sequence GTGTCCAGAGGATCGACTACGACGCTAGTCTATGCCTCCCTGCTCATAGCCATTATCAGTCTATCGCTAGCAGGGGCTCTATTCTACAAGACCTATAAAAGTATAGATGAGGTGAACTCTAAGATAGACACACTTAAATCCAATATAAAATCAATAAATAATACTAAAACTATAAAAGATCTGGAGGTACAGATAGCAGAGCTCAATAAGAGCCTCGCAACCGTAGCCACAGTAGACCAGCTCCAGGAAGTTGCGAGCAAGCTAGCCAGCTTAGAGCGGTCACTGAAGTCACTGAAAGAAACCCAATCCGGTCTAGCAGAAGACATAGCTACTATCAAGGAGAAGATCAAAGAGCTAGAAGAGAGAATGAAGTTCCCGGTAACAGTGGTAGACGGAACCGGAGAGGATACAATAATAGAGTCAAAGCCAACCAGGATAGTATCGCTAGCACCCTCAGTGACAGAGATACTCTACTATGTAAACGCTACCGACAGACTGGTAGGCGTAGACTCCTACAGCAACTTCCCCGAGTGGATTCCAGAAGCCAGAGAAAACGGGACCCTAACCGACGTAGGAGGATTCTTTGACCCCAGCGTCGAGAAGATACTATCAGTTAACCCGGACCTAGTCATAGGAGTCGTGGGCGTCCCAGCGCATGAACACATAAAGAACCTATTCAAGGCATACAATATACCGGTCATACTACTGCCCCAGGCCTCTCTAAGTGACATCGAGAGATCGATACTAATAGTCGGAAAGGCTACTGGCAACATCGATGAGAGCATCAGGGCTGCAGCTGACTTCGAATCCAAACTAGCAAGGATAAAGTACGCGAACTATACTACCACGCCGAGAATAGCCTTGATCGTATGGCTGAACCCCATCTGGGTTGCAGGGAACTCGACCTTCCAATCGGAAGCACTATACTGGGCTGGGGCTAGGAACGCTTTCGAAAACATCTCCGGCTGGGCCAGCATAGACATTGAGCAGTTGCTCGTCGCGAAGCCAGACATAATAATAGCGGTTGGCATAAACGCTAGCGACGTTATCTCAACCGTAGAGTCTCAGCTAGGGGATAGCGCTGGAGAGATACCTGCAATCGCCGATGGTAGGGTATACTGTATAGGCTACCCCTACAGCGATTTGTTCAATAGACCATCGCCAAGAATAGTCGACGCCATTATTATAATACAGCTAATAGCACATCCAGAGCTGTATAACATGGATAGAGCCCATATACCAGCCTGTATAAATAACGAGACGCTTCCAGAGGTCCCAGAACCCCCAGCGGTTTCATGA
- a CDS encoding universal stress protein, which translates to MREKPLERILLPLDLSLASDVQVMIAGELALKYKSEIVLAHVIDSLVIDHAAAGFDPESLIASLEKRARNKLNEYKEELERKGVIVDVYDEFPVEDPAVAIVSIASRVGATEILLLNKGWRVKRRILLGGTVKEVIKRSTKPVILFHVTYDKEQGRVRVVSEVDLTERILLAVDENVSEDMVGYVKDLARYYETRELYLLHVMEEGESRDTVEKMLSRIQREFEGLVEEIHRVILASHKVAKVIASFAENTKSTIVLGRTVRKGFIEWVLGSTLDHVLVRATRPLVIYPVKRIE; encoded by the coding sequence ATGCGTGAGAAGCCGCTAGAGAGGATACTACTGCCGCTAGACCTATCCTTGGCAAGCGACGTTCAAGTAATGATAGCTGGTGAACTAGCGTTAAAGTACAAGAGCGAAATAGTGCTAGCCCACGTAATCGACTCCCTGGTAATAGACCATGCGGCAGCAGGCTTCGACCCGGAGAGCCTCATAGCGTCCCTCGAAAAACGCGCTAGAAACAAGCTCAACGAGTACAAGGAGGAATTAGAGCGTAAAGGAGTGATTGTTGACGTATACGATGAATTCCCAGTAGAGGATCCAGCTGTCGCTATAGTCAGTATAGCGTCTAGAGTAGGTGCGACAGAGATCTTATTATTGAATAAAGGATGGAGGGTTAAGAGGCGCATCCTCTTAGGCGGCACTGTAAAGGAGGTCATAAAGAGATCAACTAAACCAGTGATACTCTTCCATGTAACGTACGACAAGGAGCAGGGAAGGGTCCGAGTAGTTAGCGAGGTGGATCTGACTGAGAGAATCCTCCTGGCGGTCGACGAGAACGTTAGTGAAGACATGGTAGGCTATGTGAAGGACCTGGCCCGTTACTATGAAACACGCGAACTCTATCTACTCCATGTAATGGAGGAGGGAGAGTCTAGAGACACCGTGGAGAAGATGTTATCAAGGATCCAGAGAGAGTTTGAGGGTTTAGTTGAGGAGATCCATAGGGTTATACTGGCTTCGCATAAGGTGGCAAAGGTGATAGCTAGCTTTGCCGAGAACACTAAGTCGACTATAGTGCTGGGGAGGACGGTCCGGAAGGGGTTTATTGAATGGGTACTGGGTAGTACTCTCGATCACGTGCTGGTTAGGGCTACAAGGCCTCTCGTAATCTATCCGGTCAAGAGGATTGAGTAG
- a CDS encoding DUF1646 family protein — protein MEALTCQPLPGLLASLLLILFLVLFLPFKSHKIERNLEPFFLVMGLIGIATNYYFGVTHYEELMEVFRKAVITPVSISGTPIGITQVVLIFGLIFYYYYKQIYRFINILIDKLGFYMFAFIFTLLFGLISSIISVIVTAVIISEIAAALKLERKYKIEFVVLSAFAVGLGAALTPVGEPLSTIAISRLNESFDYLLRILGPYVIPGIIMIAAYTAYRLKKSGATVYGVEAVYGESLRSVIIRAVKVYIFVAALELLGHSFTYLAYCYFSRLHPWALYWLNTISAVVDNATLTAAEINKALTEEQIRSALMSLLISGGMLIPGNIPNIVAAGRLKITSKEWARVGVPFGIALLLLYFIIIEVLGIHISIY, from the coding sequence TTGGAGGCGTTGACATGCCAACCACTGCCAGGGCTTCTCGCTTCCCTACTCTTGATACTATTCCTGGTACTCTTCTTGCCATTCAAATCGCATAAGATAGAGAGGAACCTAGAACCCTTCTTCCTAGTCATGGGTTTAATCGGGATAGCAACTAATTACTACTTTGGAGTCACTCATTACGAGGAATTAATGGAGGTGTTCCGCAAGGCAGTCATCACTCCTGTTTCCATTTCTGGAACACCCATCGGGATAACTCAAGTCGTCCTGATATTCGGGTTAATATTCTACTACTATTATAAACAAATATATAGATTTATTAATATACTTATAGATAAGCTGGGCTTCTACATGTTCGCCTTCATCTTCACACTACTCTTCGGACTCATATCAAGCATAATATCAGTAATAGTAACAGCAGTTATAATATCCGAAATAGCAGCGGCACTAAAGCTCGAAAGAAAATACAAGATAGAATTCGTAGTCCTCTCGGCATTCGCCGTAGGACTAGGAGCAGCCTTGACACCAGTCGGCGAACCCCTATCCACCATAGCAATATCCAGGCTCAATGAAAGCTTCGACTACCTACTGAGAATCCTAGGCCCCTACGTGATACCAGGCATAATAATGATAGCCGCATACACAGCCTACAGGCTCAAGAAAAGCGGCGCCACAGTCTATGGAGTCGAAGCGGTATACGGTGAGAGCCTGAGGAGCGTTATAATACGAGCCGTTAAAGTCTACATATTTGTCGCAGCCCTCGAACTACTGGGACACAGTTTCACCTACTTAGCCTACTGCTACTTCAGCAGGCTACACCCATGGGCGCTGTACTGGCTGAATACCATCAGCGCGGTTGTAGACAACGCGACCCTCACAGCGGCTGAAATAAACAAAGCACTAACCGAAGAACAGATAAGGAGCGCTCTAATGAGTCTGCTAATATCAGGTGGCATGCTCATTCCAGGCAACATACCGAACATCGTCGCTGCTGGCAGACTAAAGATAACTAGTAAAGAGTGGGCTAGGGTAGGAGTGCCCTTCGGCATAGCACTACTACTACTATACTTCATTATTATAGAAGTGCTAGGCATCCACATATCGATCTACTAG